One Bacillus solimangrovi DNA segment encodes these proteins:
- the spoIVB gene encoding SpoIVB peptidase — MKFELIRRIIGIVLLVVCVAVGFHKQAVEYLSIPNELQLFEGEVLPVTSLPVQGKVEKDSVLAIQSTNNKELMVEGKESGEAEMILEMGNIPLKKVNVKVHPDFKVIPGGQSIGVKLNTAGVLVVGYHLITTDVGKRSPGEEAGIQIGDIILKINEQPIEEMEDVAPVVQKSASEGKPLQLIVKREDKEFTTTLSPAKNKNESKYRLGLYIRDSAAGIGTMTFFDPETKKYGALGHVISDMDTKKPIVVHDGQIVRSTVTSIEKGKGGIPGEKLARFSNDRQVIGNITRNSPFGIFGKLNSEIENKVFDQPMPIALSHQVKEGPAKILTVVNDDKVQQFDVEVVSTVPQKFPATKGMVIKVTDKRLLDLTGGIVQGMSGSPIIQDGKIIGAVTHVFVNDPTSGYGVHIEWMLHDAGIDINKKEEKLAG, encoded by the coding sequence TTGAAGTTTGAATTAATAAGACGAATTATTGGTATAGTTCTCCTTGTAGTATGTGTTGCAGTCGGTTTTCATAAACAGGCTGTTGAATACCTTTCCATTCCAAATGAATTACAGCTGTTTGAAGGAGAAGTATTGCCTGTTACATCACTTCCTGTTCAAGGCAAGGTTGAGAAGGATAGTGTGTTAGCAATACAGTCAACAAATAATAAAGAACTTATGGTCGAAGGGAAGGAGAGCGGGGAAGCTGAAATGATACTGGAGATGGGAAATATTCCATTGAAGAAAGTAAATGTGAAAGTTCATCCCGATTTTAAAGTAATTCCTGGAGGTCAATCGATAGGTGTTAAATTAAATACTGCAGGTGTATTAGTTGTGGGTTATCACCTTATTACAACAGATGTAGGAAAAAGATCACCAGGTGAAGAAGCAGGTATTCAAATTGGTGACATTATCTTAAAAATAAATGAGCAACCGATTGAAGAGATGGAAGATGTTGCTCCTGTTGTGCAAAAATCTGCTTCAGAAGGTAAACCTCTTCAATTAATTGTCAAACGTGAAGATAAGGAATTTACAACGACTTTATCTCCAGCTAAAAATAAAAATGAATCTAAATATCGATTAGGTTTATATATAAGAGATTCAGCCGCAGGAATTGGAACGATGACTTTTTTTGACCCAGAAACGAAAAAATATGGTGCACTTGGACATGTTATTTCCGATATGGATACGAAAAAGCCGATAGTCGTCCATGATGGTCAAATCGTACGTTCCACGGTAACCTCAATTGAAAAAGGTAAAGGCGGTATACCAGGAGAAAAGTTGGCTCGATTTTCAAATGACCGACAAGTGATAGGCAACATAACTAGAAATAGTCCATTTGGTATATTTGGGAAGTTAAATAGTGAAATTGAAAATAAAGTATTTGATCAACCTATGCCAATTGCACTTTCTCATCAAGTTAAGGAAGGACCAGCTAAAATCTTAACAGTTGTAAATGATGACAAAGTACAACAGTTTGACGTTGAGGTTGTTAGTACAGTCCCACAAAAGTTTCCTGCAACAAAAGGAATGGTCATAAAAGTTACTGATAAACGGTTGCTTGATTTAACTGGGGGAATTGTACAAGGTATGAGTGGTAGTCCAATTATTCAAGATGGAAAGATCATTGGAGCAGTTACACATGTGTTCGTAAATGATCCGACGAGTGGATACGGTGTACACATCGAATGGATGTTACATGATGCAGGGATTGATATTAATAAAAAAGAGGAAAAACTTGCTGGTTGA
- the ahrC gene encoding transcriptional regulator AhrC/ArgR → MNKGQRHIKIRELITNKEIETQDELVEILKNDGFNVTQATVSRDIKELHLVKVPMMDGRYKYSLPADQRFNPLQKLKRALMDAFVKIDDAGHLLVMKTLPGNANAIGALIDNLDWDEILGTICGDDTILIICRSENETELITNRFLDML, encoded by the coding sequence ATGAATAAAGGTCAAAGACATATTAAAATTCGTGAATTAATTACAAATAAAGAGATCGAAACACAAGATGAACTTGTAGAAATATTAAAAAATGATGGTTTTAATGTAACTCAGGCAACAGTATCTCGTGACATCAAGGAGCTTCACCTTGTTAAAGTACCTATGATGGATGGACGATACAAATATAGTCTCCCTGCCGATCAACGTTTCAATCCATTACAGAAGCTTAAACGAGCTTTAATGGATGCATTTGTAAAAATTGATGATGCTGGTCATCTTCTCGTAATGAAAACGCTACCAGGCAATGCTAATGCCATAGGTGCATTAATTGATAACCTTGATTGGGATGAAATCCTCGGTACGATTTGTGGTGATGATACAATCTTGATTATTTGTCGTAGTGAGAACGAAACAGAATTAATTACGAACCGATTCTTAGATATGTTATAG
- a CDS encoding TlyA family RNA methyltransferase, producing the protein MSAKKERLDVLLVEKGYFETREKAKRSIMAGIVFVDEQRADKPGVKVKDDVQIEVKGKVIPYVGRGGLKLEKALNTFDLDVAEKTVLDIGASTGGFTDCALQNGATKVYALDVGYNQLAWKLRQDSRVVVMERTNFRYVTEADLTEGKPNVATIDVSFISLRLILPVLKDLLEKNSDVIALVKPQFEAGRDEVGKKGIVRDKAVHASVFEEIHDFAIELGYTALDASYSPITGGEGNIEFLLHLCWQPSDERKIKAISVDDLITDAHQNLKK; encoded by the coding sequence ATGTCAGCAAAGAAAGAGCGACTAGATGTATTGTTAGTTGAAAAAGGATATTTTGAAACGAGAGAAAAAGCAAAGCGTTCTATCATGGCAGGGATTGTTTTTGTTGATGAACAGAGAGCTGATAAACCTGGTGTGAAAGTGAAGGACGATGTACAAATTGAGGTGAAGGGAAAGGTCATCCCATATGTAGGTCGTGGAGGTTTAAAGCTTGAAAAGGCATTGAATACATTTGATTTAGATGTGGCAGAGAAAACGGTTTTAGATATTGGTGCTTCAACGGGTGGATTCACAGATTGTGCCTTGCAAAATGGAGCAACAAAAGTTTATGCACTTGATGTTGGCTATAATCAACTCGCTTGGAAGTTACGACAAGATAGCCGTGTTGTTGTAATGGAAAGGACCAATTTTCGTTATGTCACAGAGGCTGATTTAACAGAGGGTAAGCCAAATGTTGCAACGATTGACGTTTCTTTCATTTCATTACGTTTAATTTTACCAGTATTGAAAGATCTGCTTGAAAAAAACAGTGATGTTATAGCACTTGTGAAACCACAATTTGAAGCTGGTCGTGATGAAGTTGGAAAGAAAGGAATTGTAAGAGATAAGGCGGTACATGCGAGCGTATTTGAAGAAATTCATGATTTTGCGATTGAATTAGGTTATACTGCTCTTGATGCATCATACTCACCGATTACAGGTGGAGAAGGTAATATTGAATTTTTGCTTCATCTATGTTGGCAACCTTCTGATGAACGTAAAATTAAAGCGATTTCTGTTGACGATTTAATTACAGATGCTCATCAAAACTTAAAAAAATAG
- the spo0A gene encoding sporulation transcription factor Spo0A translates to MKKIKVCLVDDNRELIGLLDDFIAKQDDMEVIGVAHNGQQCLDMLSEKSPDVLVLDIIMPHLDGLAVLEKMRDLNKPQLPNVIMLTAFGQEDVTTKAVELGASYFILKPFDTDNLIHHIRQVSGKSSTFAQRPSIRTSSTPVNRERNLDANITSIIHEIGVPAHIKGYLYLREAISMVYKDIELLGSITKVLYPDIAKKYNTTASRVERAIRHAIEVAWSRGNIDSISNLFGYTVSVTKAKPTNSEFIAMVADKLGLEHAS, encoded by the coding sequence TTGAAAAAAATTAAAGTGTGTTTAGTAGACGACAATCGAGAGCTAATTGGTCTTTTAGACGATTTTATTGCCAAACAAGACGACATGGAGGTTATTGGTGTTGCACATAATGGACAACAATGTCTAGATATGTTGTCAGAAAAGTCACCTGATGTGCTTGTACTCGATATTATTATGCCACACCTTGATGGATTAGCGGTTTTGGAAAAAATGAGGGATTTGAACAAACCGCAACTACCTAATGTTATTATGTTAACAGCCTTTGGACAGGAAGATGTTACAACGAAAGCAGTTGAATTAGGTGCATCATATTTTATCTTAAAGCCATTTGATACAGACAACTTAATTCATCATATTCGTCAAGTAAGTGGAAAGAGTTCAACATTTGCACAACGTCCTAGTATAAGAACGTCCTCTACTCCAGTTAATCGTGAGAGAAATCTTGATGCCAATATTACTAGTATTATCCATGAAATAGGTGTTCCAGCTCATATAAAAGGGTATCTTTATTTGAGGGAAGCCATTTCGATGGTGTATAAAGATATTGAGCTACTTGGTTCAATAACGAAAGTCTTATATCCAGATATCGCGAAGAAATACAATACAACAGCAAGTCGTGTAGAACGAGCAATACGTCATGCGATTGAGGTTGCTTGGAGTCGCGGAAATATTGATTCTATTTCAAATCTCTTCGGTTATACAGTAAGTGTTACGAAAGCAAAACCAACGAATAGTGAATTCATAGCTATGGTTGCAGATAAGTTGGGGCTAGAGCATGCTAGTTGA
- a CDS encoding GAF domain-containing protein, translated as METKDSCIQQYELMLTAIDFFTQRFHIEQLLSYAFDISNQLYDFKASALFVKEGNHFVLREQKEYTKLLYQIESNTKLEELPIYHGSVLTTEIDQYFHKDDILTFDMKFVLPLINDTELLGFILSNGIKGREFTQNDLKFSDALMRLINHSLENNQRFLDYNKINTELDRKIFDLLVVNQSTKALLSELTLDSLYSIATDVFSEVSGSKVTSFGIYDALTQRVKMTGYRNVNSFNHYYTEFELLQTEYKSSNIVLHIENDQDILKKIFKNYEEFSRLEAKYVILIVKKEIIGVVTISDSITGEPYGKTEIELIESLASTTYIGITNARLFEEITREKENTEKKYGVLSTLNRLVTTITSCKSKEELYELTLQTLQLGYGVKKAFICERESDQMYKVQHSIGVPNIVDKGIKFKSIIEHEAAADTFYQFTSPNIDEFIENEYFLDGIDDMNCIVFSPISVVSHLESGGFKNILGYIVVLETKDNLKEEEVLLIDTIAKNISPVIYQMEKVSSNESMNATNDKTEFIAELQEKFEEANLFDMSFNVYIKEIKKSPFEEIVIEDIELNLSGTDKLYVIDNYLFVISYEDEKQGSWIKVESPENLTQVTIEPFQKIS; from the coding sequence ATGGAGACGAAAGATAGTTGCATACAACAATATGAATTAATGTTAACAGCAATTGATTTTTTTACACAACGATTTCATATTGAACAGTTACTTAGCTATGCATTTGATATTAGTAATCAGCTTTATGACTTCAAGGCATCGGCTCTTTTCGTTAAAGAAGGGAACCATTTTGTCTTACGAGAACAGAAAGAATATACAAAGTTACTTTATCAAATTGAATCAAATACTAAGTTAGAAGAATTGCCTATCTATCATGGTAGTGTATTAACGACCGAAATCGATCAATATTTTCATAAAGACGATATATTGACGTTCGATATGAAGTTTGTTCTGCCACTAATTAATGATACAGAATTACTCGGTTTTATCTTGTCAAACGGGATAAAGGGTAGGGAATTCACTCAAAATGATTTGAAATTTAGTGACGCCTTGATGCGTTTAATTAATCATTCTTTAGAGAACAATCAACGTTTTCTTGATTATAATAAAATCAATACTGAATTAGATCGAAAGATTTTTGATTTATTAGTTGTGAATCAAAGCACGAAAGCGTTATTGTCTGAACTAACGTTAGACTCTCTTTATTCAATTGCAACAGATGTATTTAGTGAAGTATCTGGAAGTAAAGTAACTTCATTTGGAATTTATGATGCTTTGACACAACGAGTTAAAATGACTGGTTACCGTAATGTGAATTCATTTAATCATTATTATACTGAATTTGAATTGTTGCAGACAGAATATAAGAGCTCTAACATTGTTTTGCATATTGAGAATGATCAAGATATCTTAAAAAAGATATTCAAAAATTATGAAGAGTTTTCAAGACTAGAAGCTAAGTATGTAATTCTAATAGTGAAGAAGGAAATAATTGGAGTTGTTACGATTAGTGATTCTATTACTGGTGAACCATACGGTAAAACTGAAATTGAACTCATTGAATCACTAGCTTCTACTACATATATTGGAATTACTAATGCCCGTTTATTTGAAGAAATAACGAGAGAGAAAGAAAATACGGAAAAGAAATATGGGGTATTATCAACATTAAACCGACTCGTTACAACAATTACCTCGTGTAAATCTAAAGAAGAGCTATATGAGTTGACTTTACAAACGTTACAATTAGGATACGGAGTGAAGAAGGCTTTCATTTGTGAACGAGAGTCAGATCAAATGTATAAGGTACAACATTCTATTGGTGTACCAAATATAGTTGATAAAGGTATTAAGTTTAAATCTATCATTGAACATGAGGCTGCAGCGGATACCTTTTATCAATTTACGTCCCCTAATATTGATGAATTTATTGAAAATGAATATTTTCTTGATGGTATAGATGATATGAATTGTATCGTTTTCTCACCAATTTCAGTTGTTAGTCATTTAGAGAGTGGAGGTTTCAAGAACATACTTGGATATATTGTTGTTCTAGAAACGAAAGATAATCTAAAAGAAGAAGAAGTGTTATTAATTGATACGATCGCAAAGAATATTTCACCAGTTATTTACCAAATGGAGAAAGTGTCATCTAATGAGAGTATGAATGCAACTAACGATAAAACAGAATTTATAGCAGAGTTACAAGAGAAATTTGAAGAAGCAAATTTGTTTGACATGTCATTTAACGTTTATATAAAAGAAATTAAGAAATCACCATTTGAGGAGATTGTAATTGAAGATATAGAGCTTAACCTTTCTGGCACAGATAAGTTATATGTAATTGATAATTATTTATTTGTTATTAGTTACGAAGATGAAAAACAAGGTTCATGGATAAAAGTTGAATCCCCAGAAAATCTCACACAGGTGACAATAGAACCATTTCAAAAAATAAGTTGA
- a CDS encoding DUF342 domain-containing protein, whose protein sequence is MTIIKNDYFELIEEQEKLFIKVFKPGYLIQDFNKLLQSNSRLEINKFMNLRKALEEAQKENVEIGQLRPIATIKVSRDKMQVKVRLNETVDNFLNDVKGYKSLIIELLREKQVKDGIKMDVLDDPNIIIKELVVAEGFEPTNGDDAKVLYFEPSVRKPTIREDGNADYYDMNFIDEVKKGDWLGEKIDPTDGLAGRNVLGEILYPKKGKDRRINYDKKSVEAIRQGNKIILRAKVDGVIKFVDGKVTVGNHLTIQGDVGVETGNIDFDGSVEVRGTIQAGFSVFATSDVSILSELGIRGAKEIHSRNGDVFIKGGIFGQGKTHIKAKRHIFLKHANECILEAGEDINIGYYAIGSHLKAMNVLTDAKKGKIIGGHIQARGKVVSAFIGNRMERKTSVNVEGFDRNAVKQELNDLLLHYKKLVHEVDVAKRQLEIFENFLKQLDADQRIEYDKHVAKYEDLLTQVANIEGYRKGLVRMLETKGEGQISIMQDAYPEVMLGIKDLKKRLHSNTRGTFFAQGKEMHFE, encoded by the coding sequence ATGACAATAATAAAAAACGATTATTTTGAATTAATTGAAGAACAGGAAAAATTGTTTATTAAAGTATTTAAACCGGGCTATTTAATTCAAGACTTTAATAAGTTGCTTCAATCAAATTCACGGTTAGAAATTAATAAGTTTATGAATTTACGTAAAGCATTAGAGGAAGCGCAAAAAGAAAATGTCGAAATAGGTCAATTACGTCCAATTGCCACGATTAAAGTGTCAAGAGATAAGATGCAAGTTAAAGTAAGATTAAATGAAACAGTGGATAATTTTCTTAATGATGTGAAGGGCTATAAATCATTAATCATTGAACTTTTACGAGAAAAGCAGGTCAAAGATGGTATTAAGATGGATGTATTAGATGATCCGAATATTATCATTAAAGAATTAGTTGTTGCTGAAGGATTTGAACCAACAAATGGTGATGATGCTAAAGTTCTTTATTTTGAACCATCGGTACGAAAACCAACTATTCGTGAGGATGGTAATGCTGACTATTACGATATGAATTTTATTGATGAAGTGAAAAAAGGGGATTGGTTGGGAGAGAAAATAGATCCAACGGATGGATTAGCAGGCCGAAATGTATTAGGAGAGATTTTATATCCGAAGAAAGGTAAAGATAGGCGGATTAATTACGATAAAAAGAGTGTTGAGGCGATTCGTCAAGGGAATAAAATTATTCTTAGGGCTAAGGTAGATGGTGTAATTAAATTTGTCGATGGTAAAGTTACGGTTGGAAACCACCTAACTATCCAAGGGGATGTTGGTGTTGAAACAGGTAATATTGATTTCGATGGAAGTGTCGAAGTGCGTGGGACAATACAAGCAGGTTTTTCAGTTTTTGCGACGAGTGACGTATCGATTTTAAGCGAACTTGGTATTCGTGGAGCGAAAGAGATCCACTCTCGAAATGGAGATGTGTTCATCAAAGGTGGTATTTTTGGTCAGGGTAAAACACATATCAAAGCAAAGCGTCATATTTTTTTGAAACATGCTAATGAATGCATCTTGGAGGCTGGGGAAGATATTAACATTGGCTATTATGCGATTGGAAGTCATTTGAAAGCAATGAATGTACTCACTGATGCGAAAAAGGGTAAGATTATTGGTGGACATATTCAAGCACGCGGAAAAGTTGTTTCTGCATTTATAGGAAATAGAATGGAAAGAAAAACATCTGTTAATGTAGAGGGGTTTGATCGGAATGCAGTTAAGCAAGAATTAAATGATCTGCTGCTACATTATAAGAAGCTAGTGCATGAAGTAGATGTTGCAAAACGTCAACTTGAAATCTTTGAAAATTTTCTAAAACAATTAGATGCTGACCAGCGTATAGAATATGACAAGCATGTTGCCAAGTATGAAGATCTTTTAACTCAAGTAGCTAACATTGAAGGTTACCGAAAAGGGTTAGTACGAATGCTTGAAACAAAAGGTGAAGGTCAAATTTCTATTATGCAAGATGCGTATCCTGAAGTGATGTTAGGAATTAAAGATTTAAAGAAAAGATTGCATAGTAATACTCGTGGTACATTCTTCGCACAAGGAAAAGAGATGCATTTTGAGTAA
- the dxs gene encoding 1-deoxy-D-xylulose-5-phosphate synthase produces the protein MDVSSIQSPSDIKNLDHHELMELSQNIRTFLIENLSKTGGHLGPNLGVVELTIALHHLFDSPKDKFLWDVGHQSYVHKILTGRANQFNTLRQYKGLCGFPKRCESEHDVWETGHSSTSLSAAMGMAAARDIKGSNEYIIPIIGDGALTGGMALEALNHIGHEKKDMIVILNDNEMSIAPNVGALHSVLGRLRTAGKYQKMKDDLEFLLKKVPAVGGRLAQTAERVKDSLKYFLVSGIFFEELGFTYLGPVDGHNYADLFENLRYAKKVKGPVIVHTLTKKGKGYKPAETDTRGTWHGVGTYKIESGEQLKPADTPPAWSKVISSAVQVIAKEDKRVAAITPAMPVGSKLEEFRDEFPERFFDVGIAEQHAVTMGAGLAAQGMKPFVAIYSTFLQRAYDQVVHDVCRQNLNVFFGIDRAGLVGADGETHQGVFDIAFLRHLPNLTLMMPKDENEAQHLVYTAIKHDDGPIAIRYPRGNGLGVEVDDEMKQIPIGSWEVLRDGNDVAILTFGTTIPMAMKAAELLEEDGISVKVVNARFIKPLDETMLTELFKLNMPILTLEEAVLQGGFGSAVLEFAYDNGYQHAQISRMGIPDRFIEHGSVKELMEEIGLTETGVVEQVQQLLPIR, from the coding sequence ATGGATGTATCTTCTATTCAGTCACCAAGTGATATTAAGAATCTTGATCATCACGAACTGATGGAACTTTCGCAAAACATCCGGACATTTTTGATAGAGAACTTATCAAAAACTGGCGGACATTTAGGCCCTAATCTTGGGGTTGTGGAGCTAACGATTGCACTACATCACTTGTTCGATAGCCCAAAAGATAAGTTTCTTTGGGATGTAGGTCATCAATCATATGTGCATAAAATTTTAACGGGTCGCGCAAATCAATTTAATACGTTGCGACAATACAAAGGGTTGTGTGGTTTTCCAAAACGATGTGAAAGTGAACATGATGTTTGGGAGACAGGTCACAGCTCTACTTCTCTTTCAGCAGCTATGGGAATGGCAGCTGCAAGAGATATAAAGGGTTCAAATGAATATATCATTCCAATTATTGGTGATGGTGCTTTAACAGGTGGAATGGCTCTTGAAGCATTAAATCATATTGGTCATGAGAAAAAAGATATGATTGTCATTTTAAATGATAACGAAATGTCTATTGCACCAAATGTAGGTGCGTTACATAGTGTACTTGGAAGGTTACGTACAGCTGGTAAATATCAAAAAATGAAAGACGATTTGGAGTTTTTATTGAAGAAGGTTCCTGCTGTTGGTGGTCGGCTTGCTCAAACAGCTGAACGAGTCAAGGACTCTTTAAAGTACTTTCTTGTATCAGGCATTTTCTTTGAAGAACTTGGATTTACATACCTTGGCCCAGTAGATGGTCATAACTATGCAGATTTATTTGAAAACCTCCGTTATGCTAAAAAAGTGAAGGGTCCTGTCATCGTTCATACATTGACGAAGAAAGGTAAAGGATATAAACCTGCTGAAACTGATACACGAGGAACATGGCATGGTGTAGGTACATATAAGATAGAATCGGGAGAACAATTAAAGCCAGCGGATACACCTCCAGCATGGAGTAAGGTAATAAGCTCAGCCGTGCAAGTAATCGCTAAAGAGGATAAACGTGTTGCAGCAATAACACCTGCAATGCCTGTTGGTTCGAAGCTTGAAGAGTTTAGAGATGAATTTCCTGAAAGATTCTTTGATGTAGGGATTGCTGAACAGCATGCTGTTACAATGGGAGCTGGATTAGCTGCACAAGGGATGAAACCATTTGTTGCAATATACTCAACATTTTTACAACGTGCATATGATCAGGTTGTACATGACGTATGTCGTCAAAACTTAAATGTTTTCTTCGGAATCGACCGTGCAGGGTTAGTTGGTGCAGATGGTGAAACACATCAAGGAGTATTCGATATTGCCTTCTTACGACATTTACCTAATTTGACTCTCATGATGCCCAAAGATGAAAATGAAGCACAACACCTTGTTTATACTGCTATAAAACATGATGATGGTCCAATTGCAATTCGTTACCCTAGAGGGAATGGGTTAGGTGTAGAAGTAGATGATGAGATGAAACAAATTCCAATAGGCTCTTGGGAAGTTCTTAGAGATGGAAATGATGTTGCAATCTTAACATTTGGAACAACAATCCCAATGGCAATGAAAGCGGCAGAACTTCTTGAAGAAGATGGAATATCTGTAAAAGTAGTGAATGCTCGTTTCATTAAACCTCTCGATGAAACTATGTTAACTGAATTATTTAAATTAAATATGCCAATCCTTACACTTGAAGAGGCTGTTCTGCAAGGTGGTTTTGGTAGTGCGGTTCTTGAATTTGCATATGATAACGGATATCAACATGCACAAATTTCTAGAATGGGAATTCCAGATCGTTTTATTGAACACGGCAGTGTGAAAGAACTTATGGAAGAGATTGGTTTAACAGAAACAGGTGTTGTTGAACAAGTACAACAGCTTTTACCAATACGATAG
- the recN gene encoding DNA repair protein RecN, translating to MLAELSIKNFAIIESLTVSFEEGLTVLTGETGAGKSIIIDAIGLLVGGRGSTEFVRYGTNKAEIEGLFLIEEEAHPCIQLAKQLGIEVEDGQIVLKRDMTNKGKSICRINGKLVTLAILREVGQTLVDIHGQNESQDLLNSDRHLPLLDEYAQGDIIKTYNEYTDIYQSYAKLKKKLNSYNDNEQKLAHRLDLIQFQLEEITNSNLKPNEDEELEQERIKMANFEKIHHSLKAGYEGLNGEQRGLDWVGLVMSQLESVSHISEELKGISEQIANSFYLLEEVSYSLRDQLEELEFDPNRLDFIESRLNEINLLKKKYGVTVEEILEYASKIEEEIDEIQNRDTHLEKMKQELQSITEDLFVEAKHLSDLRKKASDELTEMIHRELQELYMEKTAFSVEFKQSDMNSEIGYIQFYPNGIDQVEFYISTNPGEPLKPLSKVASGGELSRIMLALKSIFSEHQGVTSIIFDEVDTGVSGRVAQAIAEKIHRVSVGSQVLCISHLPQVAAMADTHLYISKQTDEERTTTSVHALSEVEKIKEIGRMISGVEVTDLTREHAKELLNIASNLKAKSF from the coding sequence ATGCTTGCAGAATTGTCGATTAAGAATTTTGCAATTATTGAGTCATTAACAGTATCATTTGAAGAAGGTTTAACAGTATTAACAGGAGAAACCGGTGCAGGTAAATCGATTATTATCGATGCCATTGGTTTGTTAGTAGGTGGAAGAGGCTCAACAGAATTTGTCCGTTATGGTACAAATAAAGCTGAGATCGAAGGGTTATTTTTAATTGAAGAAGAAGCACACCCTTGTATCCAGCTCGCTAAGCAGCTCGGAATTGAAGTTGAGGATGGACAAATTGTATTAAAAAGAGATATGACAAATAAAGGGAAAAGTATCTGCCGTATTAATGGAAAGCTAGTTACACTAGCTATTTTACGTGAAGTTGGTCAGACTTTAGTAGATATACACGGTCAAAATGAAAGTCAAGATCTGTTGAATAGTGACAGGCATTTACCTTTGTTAGATGAATATGCTCAAGGCGATATTATTAAGACATATAATGAATACACCGATATTTATCAGTCATATGCAAAATTAAAGAAAAAACTGAATTCTTATAATGATAATGAACAGAAGTTAGCTCATAGGCTTGATTTGATTCAGTTTCAATTGGAAGAGATTACTAATTCTAATCTTAAGCCTAATGAAGACGAAGAGTTAGAACAAGAGCGTATTAAAATGGCTAATTTTGAAAAGATACATCATTCATTGAAAGCGGGTTATGAAGGCCTTAATGGTGAGCAACGAGGTTTAGATTGGGTAGGGCTTGTTATGAGTCAGCTTGAGTCTGTATCACATATAAGTGAGGAACTTAAGGGGATAAGTGAACAAATTGCTAACAGCTTTTATTTATTAGAGGAAGTATCTTATTCATTAAGGGATCAGTTAGAAGAACTGGAATTTGACCCGAACCGACTTGATTTTATTGAAAGTCGATTAAATGAGATAAATTTGTTAAAGAAAAAATACGGTGTTACAGTTGAGGAAATCTTAGAATATGCATCTAAAATTGAAGAAGAAATTGATGAAATTCAAAACAGAGATACACATCTTGAAAAAATGAAACAAGAACTACAAAGTATAACTGAAGATTTATTTGTTGAAGCAAAGCATTTATCAGATTTACGAAAGAAAGCTTCAGATGAGTTAACAGAAATGATTCATCGAGAACTTCAAGAACTTTATATGGAGAAAACGGCATTCTCAGTCGAATTTAAACAGTCAGATATGAATTCTGAAATTGGTTATATTCAGTTTTACCCAAACGGCATTGATCAGGTCGAATTTTACATTTCAACAAATCCAGGTGAACCATTAAAACCACTGTCAAAGGTTGCGTCAGGTGGAGAGCTGTCTCGTATAATGTTAGCACTTAAAAGTATTTTTTCTGAACACCAAGGTGTTACGTCAATAATCTTCGATGAAGTTGATACAGGTGTAAGTGGAAGAGTGGCACAAGCTATTGCAGAGAAAATCCATCGTGTTTCTGTTGGTTCACAAGTCCTTTGTATATCGCATTTACCACAAGTTGCAGCCATGGCTGATACACATCTGTATATATCTAAACAGACGGATGAAGAACGTACAACAACGTCTGTTCATGCACTTAGTGAAGTAGAAAAGATTAAAGAAATTGGGAGAATGATCTCTGGTGTCGAGGTTACAGATTTAACACGAGAGCATGCAAAAGAGTTATTAAATATCGCCTCAAACCTTAAAGCAAAATCATTTTGA